A genomic window from Myotis daubentonii chromosome 4, mMyoDau2.1, whole genome shotgun sequence includes:
- the NDE1 gene encoding nuclear distribution protein nudE homolog 1 isoform X4, producing MEDSGKTFSSEEEAANYWKDLAMTYKQRAENTQEELREFQEGSREYEAELETQLQQIETRNRDLLSENNRLRMELETIKEKFETQHSEGYRQISALEDDLAQTKAIKDQLQKYIRELEQANDDLERAKRATIMSLEDFEQRLNQAIERNAFLESELDEKENLLESVQRLKDEARDLRQELAVQQKQEKPRTPMPSSVAAERTDIAVQATGSVPSTPVAHRGPSSSFTPGTFRRGLDDSTGGTPLTPAARISALNIVGDLLRKVGALESKLASCRNFVYEQSPNRTGGPTSGRASKSRDGGDRRPSSTSVPLGDKGWTGTNWTCWKGF from the exons ATGGAGGACTCTGGGAAGACTTTCAGCTCTGAGGAAGAAGCAGCTAACTATTGGAAAGATCTGGCTATGACCTACAAACAAAG GGCAGAGAACACACAAGAGGAGCTCCGAGAATTCCAGGAGGGAAGCCGAGAATATGAAGCTGAATTGGAGACACAGCTACAACAAATTGAAACCAGGAACAGGGACCTCCTGTCAGAAAATAACCGCCTTCGCATGGAGCTAGAAACCATCAAG GAGAAGTTTGAGACGCAGCATTCTGAAGGCTACCGGCAGATCTCCGCCTTAGAGGATGACCTAGCCCAGACAAAGGCAATTAAAGATCAGCTGCAGAAATATATCcgagagctggagcaagcaaatGATGACCTGGAGAGAGCGAAACG GGCCACGATCATGTCTCTGGAAGACTTTGAGCAGCGCTTGAATCAAGCCATTGAGAGAAATGCCTTCTTGGAGAGCGAGCTTGATGAGAAGGAGAATCTCCTAGAATCTGTTCAGCGACTGAAGGATGAAGCCAGAG ATTTGCGGCAGGAATTGGCCGTGCAGCAAAAGCAAGAGAAACCCAGGACTCCCATGCCCAGCTCGGTGGCAGCTGAAAGGACAGACATAGCCGTGCAGGCCACTGGCTCAGTGCCATCCACTCCTGTGGCACATCGGGGACCCAGCTCTAGCTTCACACCGGGGACGTTCAGACGTG GCCTAGATGACTCCACAGGTGGGACCCCCCTCACGCCTGCGGCCCGAATATCAGCCCTCAACATCGTGGGAGACCTGCTGCGGAAAGTGGGG GCACTGGAGTCCAAACTCGCATCCTGCCGGAACTTCGTGTATGAGCAGTCCCCAAACCGGACAGGTGGCCCCACCTCAGGGCGGGCCAGCAAGAGCAGAGATGGTGGTGACAGACGGCCAAGCAGCACCAGCGTGCCTCTGGGCGATAAAGG ATGGACAGGGACAAACTGGACCTGCTGGAAGGGGTTCTGA
- the NDE1 gene encoding nuclear distribution protein nudE homolog 1 isoform X1, giving the protein MEDSGKTFSSEEEAANYWKDLAMTYKQRAENTQEELREFQEGSREYEAELETQLQQIETRNRDLLSENNRLRMELETIKEKFETQHSEGYRQISALEDDLAQTKAIKDQLQKYIRELEQANDDLERAKRATIMSLEDFEQRLNQAIERNAFLESELDEKENLLESVQRLKDEARDLRQELAVQQKQEKPRTPMPSSVAAERTDIAVQATGSVPSTPVAHRGPSSSFTPGTFRRGLDDSTGGTPLTPAARISALNIVGDLLRKVGALESKLASCRNFVYEQSPNRTGGPTSGRASKSRDGGDRRPSSTSVPLGDKGSGKRLEFGKPPSNLSSPSLPSAQGVVKLLL; this is encoded by the exons ATGGAGGACTCTGGGAAGACTTTCAGCTCTGAGGAAGAAGCAGCTAACTATTGGAAAGATCTGGCTATGACCTACAAACAAAG GGCAGAGAACACACAAGAGGAGCTCCGAGAATTCCAGGAGGGAAGCCGAGAATATGAAGCTGAATTGGAGACACAGCTACAACAAATTGAAACCAGGAACAGGGACCTCCTGTCAGAAAATAACCGCCTTCGCATGGAGCTAGAAACCATCAAG GAGAAGTTTGAGACGCAGCATTCTGAAGGCTACCGGCAGATCTCCGCCTTAGAGGATGACCTAGCCCAGACAAAGGCAATTAAAGATCAGCTGCAGAAATATATCcgagagctggagcaagcaaatGATGACCTGGAGAGAGCGAAACG GGCCACGATCATGTCTCTGGAAGACTTTGAGCAGCGCTTGAATCAAGCCATTGAGAGAAATGCCTTCTTGGAGAGCGAGCTTGATGAGAAGGAGAATCTCCTAGAATCTGTTCAGCGACTGAAGGATGAAGCCAGAG ATTTGCGGCAGGAATTGGCCGTGCAGCAAAAGCAAGAGAAACCCAGGACTCCCATGCCCAGCTCGGTGGCAGCTGAAAGGACAGACATAGCCGTGCAGGCCACTGGCTCAGTGCCATCCACTCCTGTGGCACATCGGGGACCCAGCTCTAGCTTCACACCGGGGACGTTCAGACGTG GCCTAGATGACTCCACAGGTGGGACCCCCCTCACGCCTGCGGCCCGAATATCAGCCCTCAACATCGTGGGAGACCTGCTGCGGAAAGTGGGG GCACTGGAGTCCAAACTCGCATCCTGCCGGAACTTCGTGTATGAGCAGTCCCCAAACCGGACAGGTGGCCCCACCTCAGGGCGGGCCAGCAAGAGCAGAGATGGTGGTGACAGACGGCCAAGCAGCACCAGCGTGCCTCTGGGCGATAAAGG GTCGGGAAAACGCCTGGAGTTTGGGAAGCCGCCTTCAAACCTGTCCTCACCGTCGTTGCCGTCAGCCCAGGGTGTAGTCAAGCTGTTGCTTTAG
- the NDE1 gene encoding nuclear distribution protein nudE homolog 1 isoform X2 encodes MEDSGKTFSSEEEAANYWKDLAMTYKQRAENTQEELREFQEGSREYEAELETQLQQIETRNRDLLSENNRLRMELETIKEKFETQHSEGYRQISALEDDLAQTKAIKDQLQKYIRELEQANDDLERAKRATIMSLEDFEQRLNQAIERNAFLESELDEKENLLESVQRLKDEARDLRQELAVQQKQEKPRTPMPSSVAAERTDIAVQATGSVPSTPVAHRGPSSSFTPGTFRRLDDSTGGTPLTPAARISALNIVGDLLRKVGALESKLASCRNFVYEQSPNRTGGPTSGRASKSRDGGDRRPSSTSVPLGDKGSGKRLEFGKPPSNLSSPSLPSAQGVVKLLL; translated from the exons ATGGAGGACTCTGGGAAGACTTTCAGCTCTGAGGAAGAAGCAGCTAACTATTGGAAAGATCTGGCTATGACCTACAAACAAAG GGCAGAGAACACACAAGAGGAGCTCCGAGAATTCCAGGAGGGAAGCCGAGAATATGAAGCTGAATTGGAGACACAGCTACAACAAATTGAAACCAGGAACAGGGACCTCCTGTCAGAAAATAACCGCCTTCGCATGGAGCTAGAAACCATCAAG GAGAAGTTTGAGACGCAGCATTCTGAAGGCTACCGGCAGATCTCCGCCTTAGAGGATGACCTAGCCCAGACAAAGGCAATTAAAGATCAGCTGCAGAAATATATCcgagagctggagcaagcaaatGATGACCTGGAGAGAGCGAAACG GGCCACGATCATGTCTCTGGAAGACTTTGAGCAGCGCTTGAATCAAGCCATTGAGAGAAATGCCTTCTTGGAGAGCGAGCTTGATGAGAAGGAGAATCTCCTAGAATCTGTTCAGCGACTGAAGGATGAAGCCAGAG ATTTGCGGCAGGAATTGGCCGTGCAGCAAAAGCAAGAGAAACCCAGGACTCCCATGCCCAGCTCGGTGGCAGCTGAAAGGACAGACATAGCCGTGCAGGCCACTGGCTCAGTGCCATCCACTCCTGTGGCACATCGGGGACCCAGCTCTAGCTTCACACCGGGGACGTTCAGAC GCCTAGATGACTCCACAGGTGGGACCCCCCTCACGCCTGCGGCCCGAATATCAGCCCTCAACATCGTGGGAGACCTGCTGCGGAAAGTGGGG GCACTGGAGTCCAAACTCGCATCCTGCCGGAACTTCGTGTATGAGCAGTCCCCAAACCGGACAGGTGGCCCCACCTCAGGGCGGGCCAGCAAGAGCAGAGATGGTGGTGACAGACGGCCAAGCAGCACCAGCGTGCCTCTGGGCGATAAAGG GTCGGGAAAACGCCTGGAGTTTGGGAAGCCGCCTTCAAACCTGTCCTCACCGTCGTTGCCGTCAGCCCAGGGTGTAGTCAAGCTGTTGCTTTAG
- the NDE1 gene encoding nuclear distribution protein nudE homolog 1 isoform X3, translating to MEDSGKTFSSEEEAANYWKDLAMTYKQRAENTQEELREFQEGSREYEAELETQLQQIETRNRDLLSENNRLRMELETIKEKFETQHSEGYRQISALEDDLAQTKAIKDQLQKYIRELEQANDDLERAKRATIMSLEDFEQRLNQAIERNAFLESELDEKENLLESVQRLKDEARDLRQELAVQQKQEKPRTPMPSSVAAERTDIAVQATGSVPSTPVAHRGPSSSFTPGTFRRGLDDSTGGTPLTPAARISALNIVGDLLRKVGALESKLASCRNFVYEQSPNRTGGPTSGRASKSRDGGDRRPSSTSVPLGDKGFCSPSSWSCCEDVLYKSLVWDLNF from the exons ATGGAGGACTCTGGGAAGACTTTCAGCTCTGAGGAAGAAGCAGCTAACTATTGGAAAGATCTGGCTATGACCTACAAACAAAG GGCAGAGAACACACAAGAGGAGCTCCGAGAATTCCAGGAGGGAAGCCGAGAATATGAAGCTGAATTGGAGACACAGCTACAACAAATTGAAACCAGGAACAGGGACCTCCTGTCAGAAAATAACCGCCTTCGCATGGAGCTAGAAACCATCAAG GAGAAGTTTGAGACGCAGCATTCTGAAGGCTACCGGCAGATCTCCGCCTTAGAGGATGACCTAGCCCAGACAAAGGCAATTAAAGATCAGCTGCAGAAATATATCcgagagctggagcaagcaaatGATGACCTGGAGAGAGCGAAACG GGCCACGATCATGTCTCTGGAAGACTTTGAGCAGCGCTTGAATCAAGCCATTGAGAGAAATGCCTTCTTGGAGAGCGAGCTTGATGAGAAGGAGAATCTCCTAGAATCTGTTCAGCGACTGAAGGATGAAGCCAGAG ATTTGCGGCAGGAATTGGCCGTGCAGCAAAAGCAAGAGAAACCCAGGACTCCCATGCCCAGCTCGGTGGCAGCTGAAAGGACAGACATAGCCGTGCAGGCCACTGGCTCAGTGCCATCCACTCCTGTGGCACATCGGGGACCCAGCTCTAGCTTCACACCGGGGACGTTCAGACGTG GCCTAGATGACTCCACAGGTGGGACCCCCCTCACGCCTGCGGCCCGAATATCAGCCCTCAACATCGTGGGAGACCTGCTGCGGAAAGTGGGG GCACTGGAGTCCAAACTCGCATCCTGCCGGAACTTCGTGTATGAGCAGTCCCCAAACCGGACAGGTGGCCCCACCTCAGGGCGGGCCAGCAAGAGCAGAGATGGTGGTGACAGACGGCCAAGCAGCACCAGCGTGCCTCTGGGCGATAAAGG ATTCTGCAGTCCCAGCTCCTGGTCATGCTGTGAGGATGTCCTGTATAAATCACTTGTCTGGGACTTGAACTTCTAA
- the NDE1 gene encoding nuclear distribution protein nudE homolog 1 isoform X7, whose protein sequence is MEDSGKTFSSEEEAANYWKDLAMTYKQRAENTQEELREFQEGSREYEAELETQLQQIETRNRDLLSENNRLRMELETIKEKFETQHSEGYRQISALEDDLAQTKAIKDQLQKYIRELEQANDDLERAKRATIMSLEDFEQRLNQAIERNAFLESELDEKENLLESVQRLKDEARDLRQELAVQQKQEKPRTPMPSSVAAERTDIAVQATGSVPSTPVAHRGPSSSFTPGTFRRGLDDSTGGTPLTPAARISALNIVGDLLRKVGALESKLASCRNFVYEQSPNRTGGPTSGRASKSRDGGDRRPSSTSVPLGDKG, encoded by the exons ATGGAGGACTCTGGGAAGACTTTCAGCTCTGAGGAAGAAGCAGCTAACTATTGGAAAGATCTGGCTATGACCTACAAACAAAG GGCAGAGAACACACAAGAGGAGCTCCGAGAATTCCAGGAGGGAAGCCGAGAATATGAAGCTGAATTGGAGACACAGCTACAACAAATTGAAACCAGGAACAGGGACCTCCTGTCAGAAAATAACCGCCTTCGCATGGAGCTAGAAACCATCAAG GAGAAGTTTGAGACGCAGCATTCTGAAGGCTACCGGCAGATCTCCGCCTTAGAGGATGACCTAGCCCAGACAAAGGCAATTAAAGATCAGCTGCAGAAATATATCcgagagctggagcaagcaaatGATGACCTGGAGAGAGCGAAACG GGCCACGATCATGTCTCTGGAAGACTTTGAGCAGCGCTTGAATCAAGCCATTGAGAGAAATGCCTTCTTGGAGAGCGAGCTTGATGAGAAGGAGAATCTCCTAGAATCTGTTCAGCGACTGAAGGATGAAGCCAGAG ATTTGCGGCAGGAATTGGCCGTGCAGCAAAAGCAAGAGAAACCCAGGACTCCCATGCCCAGCTCGGTGGCAGCTGAAAGGACAGACATAGCCGTGCAGGCCACTGGCTCAGTGCCATCCACTCCTGTGGCACATCGGGGACCCAGCTCTAGCTTCACACCGGGGACGTTCAGACGTG GCCTAGATGACTCCACAGGTGGGACCCCCCTCACGCCTGCGGCCCGAATATCAGCCCTCAACATCGTGGGAGACCTGCTGCGGAAAGTGGGG GCACTGGAGTCCAAACTCGCATCCTGCCGGAACTTCGTGTATGAGCAGTCCCCAAACCGGACAGGTGGCCCCACCTCAGGGCGGGCCAGCAAGAGCAGAGATGGTGGTGACAGACGGCCAAGCAGCACCAGCGTGCCTCTGGGCGATAAAGG gtag
- the NDE1 gene encoding nuclear distribution protein nudE homolog 1 isoform X5, which produces MEDSGKTFSSEEEAANYWKDLAMTYKQRAENTQEELREFQEGSREYEAELETQLQQIETRNRDLLSENNRLRMELETIKEKFETQHSEGYRQISALEDDLAQTKAIKDQLQKYIRELEQANDDLERAKRATIMSLEDFEQRLNQAIERNAFLESELDEKENLLESVQRLKDEARDLRQELAVQQKQEKPRTPMPSSVAAERTDIAVQATGSVPSTPVAHRGPSSSFTPGTFRRGLDDSTGGTPLTPAARISALNIVGDLLRKVGALESKLASCRNFVYEQSPNRTGGPTSGRASKSRDGGDRRPSSTSVPLGDKGLRNMGKQSH; this is translated from the exons ATGGAGGACTCTGGGAAGACTTTCAGCTCTGAGGAAGAAGCAGCTAACTATTGGAAAGATCTGGCTATGACCTACAAACAAAG GGCAGAGAACACACAAGAGGAGCTCCGAGAATTCCAGGAGGGAAGCCGAGAATATGAAGCTGAATTGGAGACACAGCTACAACAAATTGAAACCAGGAACAGGGACCTCCTGTCAGAAAATAACCGCCTTCGCATGGAGCTAGAAACCATCAAG GAGAAGTTTGAGACGCAGCATTCTGAAGGCTACCGGCAGATCTCCGCCTTAGAGGATGACCTAGCCCAGACAAAGGCAATTAAAGATCAGCTGCAGAAATATATCcgagagctggagcaagcaaatGATGACCTGGAGAGAGCGAAACG GGCCACGATCATGTCTCTGGAAGACTTTGAGCAGCGCTTGAATCAAGCCATTGAGAGAAATGCCTTCTTGGAGAGCGAGCTTGATGAGAAGGAGAATCTCCTAGAATCTGTTCAGCGACTGAAGGATGAAGCCAGAG ATTTGCGGCAGGAATTGGCCGTGCAGCAAAAGCAAGAGAAACCCAGGACTCCCATGCCCAGCTCGGTGGCAGCTGAAAGGACAGACATAGCCGTGCAGGCCACTGGCTCAGTGCCATCCACTCCTGTGGCACATCGGGGACCCAGCTCTAGCTTCACACCGGGGACGTTCAGACGTG GCCTAGATGACTCCACAGGTGGGACCCCCCTCACGCCTGCGGCCCGAATATCAGCCCTCAACATCGTGGGAGACCTGCTGCGGAAAGTGGGG GCACTGGAGTCCAAACTCGCATCCTGCCGGAACTTCGTGTATGAGCAGTCCCCAAACCGGACAGGTGGCCCCACCTCAGGGCGGGCCAGCAAGAGCAGAGATGGTGGTGACAGACGGCCAAGCAGCACCAGCGTGCCTCTGGGCGATAAAGG ttTGAGAAATATGGGCAAGCAGTCACACTAG
- the NDE1 gene encoding nuclear distribution protein nudE homolog 1 isoform X6: MEDSGKTFSSEEEAANYWKDLAMTYKQRAENTQEELREFQEGSREYEAELETQLQQIETRNRDLLSENNRLRMELETIKEKFETQHSEGYRQISALEDDLAQTKAIKDQLQKYIRELEQANDDLERAKRATIMSLEDFEQRLNQAIERNAFLESELDEKENLLESVQRLKDEARDLRQELAVQQKQEKPRTPMPSSVAAERTDIAVQATGSVPSTPVAHRGPSSSFTPGTFRRGLDDSTGGTPLTPAARISALNIVGDLLRKVGALESKLASCRNFVYEQSPNRTGGPTSGRASKSRDGGDRRPSSTSVPLGDKGREN, from the exons ATGGAGGACTCTGGGAAGACTTTCAGCTCTGAGGAAGAAGCAGCTAACTATTGGAAAGATCTGGCTATGACCTACAAACAAAG GGCAGAGAACACACAAGAGGAGCTCCGAGAATTCCAGGAGGGAAGCCGAGAATATGAAGCTGAATTGGAGACACAGCTACAACAAATTGAAACCAGGAACAGGGACCTCCTGTCAGAAAATAACCGCCTTCGCATGGAGCTAGAAACCATCAAG GAGAAGTTTGAGACGCAGCATTCTGAAGGCTACCGGCAGATCTCCGCCTTAGAGGATGACCTAGCCCAGACAAAGGCAATTAAAGATCAGCTGCAGAAATATATCcgagagctggagcaagcaaatGATGACCTGGAGAGAGCGAAACG GGCCACGATCATGTCTCTGGAAGACTTTGAGCAGCGCTTGAATCAAGCCATTGAGAGAAATGCCTTCTTGGAGAGCGAGCTTGATGAGAAGGAGAATCTCCTAGAATCTGTTCAGCGACTGAAGGATGAAGCCAGAG ATTTGCGGCAGGAATTGGCCGTGCAGCAAAAGCAAGAGAAACCCAGGACTCCCATGCCCAGCTCGGTGGCAGCTGAAAGGACAGACATAGCCGTGCAGGCCACTGGCTCAGTGCCATCCACTCCTGTGGCACATCGGGGACCCAGCTCTAGCTTCACACCGGGGACGTTCAGACGTG GCCTAGATGACTCCACAGGTGGGACCCCCCTCACGCCTGCGGCCCGAATATCAGCCCTCAACATCGTGGGAGACCTGCTGCGGAAAGTGGGG GCACTGGAGTCCAAACTCGCATCCTGCCGGAACTTCGTGTATGAGCAGTCCCCAAACCGGACAGGTGGCCCCACCTCAGGGCGGGCCAGCAAGAGCAGAGATGGTGGTGACAGACGGCCAAGCAGCACCAGCGTGCCTCTGGGCGATAAAGG gaGAGAAAATTGA